Proteins from a single region of Dioscorea cayenensis subsp. rotundata cultivar TDr96_F1 unplaced genomic scaffold, TDr96_F1_v2_PseudoChromosome.rev07_lg8_w22 25.fasta BLBR01000844.1, whole genome shotgun sequence:
- the LOC120255103 gene encoding uncharacterized protein LOC120255103, whose protein sequence is MIEESSMPHDPTFKGMYNVIHIDEKWFYMTKKSENYYLLPDEEDPPRSCKSKNFIGKVMFLVAIARPMFDSQGSELFSGKIGIFSFVKKEAAKRGSVNRLAGTLETKPITSVNKEVVRCYLVEKVLPAIKEKWPREDLRNPIFIQQDNARPHIDHDDDVFLQAVAQDGLDIHLMNQPANSPDLNVLDLGFLSAIQSLQYKESPK, encoded by the coding sequence ATGATTGAGGAAAGTAGCATGCCACATGATCCAACTTTTAAAGGAATGTATAATGTTATTCATATTGATGAGAAATGGTTCTATATGacaaaaaaatctgaaaattacTACTTGCTACCCGATGAAGAAGATCCACCACGTAGCTGTAAAAGCAAAAATTTTATTGGAAAAGTCATGTTTTTAGTTGCTATTGCTCGGCCAATGTTTGATTCACAAGGTTCTGAACTTTTCTCAGGGAAAATtggtatattttcttttgtcaaaaAAGAAGCAGCTAAAAGGGGTAGTGTTAACAGACTAGCAGGCACATTGGAGACTAAACCGATAACTTCAGTGAATAAAGAAGTTGTAAGATGTTACTTGGTTGAGAAAGTATTGCCCGCCATCAAGGAAAAATGGCCAAGAGAGGATCTAAGGAACCCAATATTCATTCAACAAGACAATGCAAGACCGCATATcgatcatgatgatgatgtgtttCTCCAAGCTGTTGCACAAGATGGACTTGATATTCATTTGATGAATCAACCAGCAAACTCTCCAGATTTGAATGTGTTAGACCTTGGGTTTCTTAGTGCTATTCAATCCTTACAATATAAGGAGTCACCTAAATAG